ATATACGCAGGACCACTTCCCGACAACCCGGTAACGGCATCCATCAGGTATTCCGGCACTTTCTCCACCAGTCCTACTGCTTTAAAAATCTCTGAGGCTACGTCCCAATGTTCCTTTTGGGCATAGGTTCCAGCGGCAATAGCGGTGGCAGCCGCATCCACCAACGCAGGCGTATTGGGCATTGCCCGCACGACGGGTAAGGTCTGGGCCAATATTTCGCAGATAGAATTGGTGGTAATCCCTGCAAGAATCGAAACAATTTGTGTTTGTGGCGTCATAACCTGACGAATGTCTTCCAGTACTTCAGCAATACTTTGTGGTTTCACCGAAAGTACCACAATATCGGCCACGCTTGCGGCCTCGGCATTGGCCGTAGTGGTATGAAGACCGGGGAACATACGCGCTAATTCTTCAAGGGCATAGGGGTTCCTTCGGGTAGCCCAGATTTGATCTGGCCGGACGTTCCCGCCTCTGATGAGGCCACCGATCAGGGCACGGGCAATGTTCCCTGCACCCAAAAAAGCAATGGTTTTATTGGTTAGCAAAGTAAAAAAGGTTTAATTTCTGAAAGGACTGGAGATTGCCATCCGAATTAAGATAAATAAAACGAATTCAGGTTGGTAAAATTACTACTTTTCAAAAAGTGAATCCGCATTCCGTTCCATGAAGTACGATAAAAATAAACGAATTATTTGCTAATCATCCTCAATCTATGTCATCTATTCTTTTTGTTAATGGCCCCATTCTGACCATGGATCCGAAGATGCCCGAAGCAGAAGCGGTTTGGGTAGAGAATGACCGCATACGAGCGGTTGGTACGTTTAAAGAGTTGACCTACCTTGCACCTGATGCCGAACACTACTCCTTGAATGGTCAATGCCTTCTTCCCGGATTTGTGGAGGCGCACATCCATGTCTGGAAAGTGGGAAATCTCCAAACCCATACACTCGATTTGCGTGGCACCACCAGTATCCTCGATCTACAAGAGCAACTCCGGGCATTTGCAGCGGAGCGTCCAGAGGCGGCCTGGATTCAGGCCCGTGGGTTTAATGAAGCAGCCATGTTAGAGCGTAGAATGCCTACGCGCGAAGATTTGGATGCCGTTGTACCAGATCGCCCCGTTTTGGTTCAACGAACGTGTGCCCATATCTTGGTTTTGAACAGTTTAGCGCTTGCATATGCCGACATCACCGCAGAGACGTCTCCACCCATTGGTGGTGAAATTCATTTGGGGCCAGATGGCTACCCCAATGGGATCCTTACAGAAACGGCGCAAGGTTTGGGGTTTGGTGCGGCTCCAGCCTTTACCGAAGCCGACTACGTTACCATGATCTCGGCGGCAACCGAAACACTCCTCGCACATGGCTTCACTACCGCCACAGATCCTGGGGTAATGCCGGATCTCTTGACGGTTTACCGAAAGATGGAGGCAGAAAAACGCCTTAGAATGCGTTTTAATGTGATGCCTATTCGGTTGCCAGATGGTGGGAAGACCGCATTGCCCCTGCCCGAACGCTCTTCCTCCGATTTTTTGACCATCAATACAGTCAAGTTCTTTGCCGATGGCGGCCTTAGTGGAAAGACCTCGGCGGTAAGCCGTCCGTATCGTGGGACTGCAAACGAGTTCGGCGTTTTGCGTTTACCACCAGACTTTTTTTATGAATTGGCGCATGAACCCCACGAGAAAGGGTGGAAAATTGCCACACATGCCATTGGCGATGTTGCGATAGAAGGTATTTTGTCCACCTACGAGCGCTTATATCGGGAGACGCCCTCGCCTGCCCGACACCGTATAGAACATTTGGGGTTGCCGAATTCGGATCATCTGAAACGGGTGTCGGCTGCTGGCATTGCGGTAGCACCACAGCCGATGTTTTTGCGGGAATTGGGTGGAAACTTCCGACAATATTTAGATGATGCCTTTTTGGCACAGTGCTACCCCATACGATCTATGCTGGAGGCTGGCATAACGGTGGCATTTTCTTCGGATGCACCTGTCGTAAAGCGAATTCATCCATTGGAAAACCTACATGCGGCCTACTTCCGGCGCGACCTCACGGGTGGCGTCATCACACCCGAAGAATCGGTCTCGGTGATGGAAGGTTTGTACGCATGCACGATGGGTGGAGCGATTGCCAACAGTATGGAAGACCAGATCGGATCGCTTACGCCGGGCAAATTCGCAGATTTTGTAATTTTAGAGACCTCGCCGCTTGCAGTTGATCCGGAACGACTTCCGGAAGTTAAGATTAAAGAGACGTGGGTGGGCGGAAAACGGGTATTTGCCGCCTAAACCACAAATCGTTTTATGGTTGGCACACCCATTGCGAACTCTAATAAAAATTACTATCCTTGACTTACGCAACAATCCTCCGCCACCTAATCCCACAATCCCAATGGCAGTGATACAATTAGACGAACTGGACTTTGCCATCCTTCGCGCCCTTCAAAAAGATGGACGAATGTCTTTCACTGATTTGGCAAAAGAGCTTAATGCCTCGGTAGGGACTATTCGTAACCGCTATCATCGTCTAGCAGAGGAAAAAACCCTCACGGTATTTGGACGTGTAAACCCAGAACATATCGGCTTAAATGTGTATGCACATGTGCAAATTGCCGTTCGTCCCGCCTCGCGAATAGACGAAGTGGCTGCCGAAATTGCTGCCATTACCGAAGTCTCGTTCCTTGCCATGATATCGGGAGATTATGAGTTGGAGGTTAATGTGATGTGCCGCAACAACCAGCACCTCATCGAAATCATGAACCGCGTCCACAAAATTGACGGGATTTTCAGTACAAAAACCACTATGTATTTGCGGGTTTATAAAATAGCCCAGCCAGACCTACATTTAGTACGCCCATTGGAGACCAGAAATTGGTCTGAGAACTAATCCATTGGTGCGTTTATCCACTTATCCTGTAACACATGAAACTCGAGCATATTGGGATAGCGGTGCAAGACGTAAAAACCGTTGAAGCCCTCTATAACACGATTTTGGGGATTGTCCGCTACAAAACCGAAACCGTAGAACGCGAAGGGGTCCGTACCCATTTTCTGGCTGCCGGAAACGTTAAACTTGAATTATTGGAAGCCCTACACGAGTCTTCTCCTGTTGCCAAGTACCTTGCTTCGAAAGGGCAGGGCTTACATCATTTGGCATTTGAGGTGGACGATGCCGACGAAGCCATGCGTCGGTTGGTGGATGCTGGCTTCAAGCCGCTTGCCGAAGCGCCCAAAGCAGGAGCAGACGGAAAGCGCATTTTTTTTCTACATCCCAAACAAACACAGGGCGTTTTGGTGGAATTGTGCCAATCCACACCCGTATTCTTTGATTATACGGATTACGAAACAACTGGCGGAACCGTCCGAATGTGTGAACGCGGTGCTGTTTCCAATCCTGTACTATTGCTTCTCCCCAACTTAGATACGCCGTCCACGGATTGGGCGGGGCTTGTATTAACGCTGGAGCAACAATTTCGGGTGTTGGTCTTCGACCCGCAAGCGCTAACGGTTGGAAAGATAGAAAACACCCTCCGACAACTCCAGTTGGCAGATGCTTATGTGGTTGCAGACTCCGAAACCAGTGTTTTGGCGCTGGAGGTGGCCCGAAACCAGCCCAAAGCCATCCAGAAAATGGTGCTCTACAATTTTCCACTATCCAAAGTCGGTACGGCATTTTTAGGCCAGATCCAGCATCCGATTTTGTTGGCCTGCGACGATACGCACCCAGAAGCCCCCCACCTTTTTTCGATAAAAAACCTTGTTCCATCGGTCGAAATCGCTGTATTGCCTGCTTCAAAGACCTGTTCGTCGAATTCAACCACATCCCATTCAACCCTCTCGGTATTATCCGATTCAGGTTTCATAAAGTGGTGGTGCAATTCGTGAAACCTGTGGGTTTGGCCTCCCAGCCAGCCCACTTTATGGGGGATGTCCGACCGTTGTGTGGACATCCCTTTTTTTATGGGCATGGGTGGAAAACTGAATCGCTTCGTCCAATGCAGACGTATCTTTCCCTCAACAATAACCTATTAGAAACCCCATGTCGCGATTTATCCTCGCCTTAGACCAAGGAACCACCAGTAGCCGTGCCATTCTTTTTGACCGCAGCGGCCAAATTCACGGCGTAGCCCAACGCGAATTTAAACAGTTTTTCCCGCAGCCGGGCTGGGTGGAACACAATCCGATGGATATTTGGGAATCGCAAAAACGGGTGATGGAGGCCGTTACCTCCGGTATTGCCCCCGAAGAAATTGCGGCCATAGGCATTACCAACCAACGGGAAACCACTTTGCTATGGGACCGCAAAACCGGAAAACCCCTCGGTCCTGCCATTGTTTGGCAAGACCGTCGTACAGCATTCATCTGCGATGAATTACGGGACTACGGCCTCTTGTCGCTCTTTCGAGAAAAAACGGGCTTGTTGCTGGATCCCTATTTCTCCGGAACCAAGCTCCGCTGGATGTTGGATACGTGGCCAGACATAAGACCACGCGCCGAGGCGGGCGAATTAGCCTTCGGAACAGTGGATACATGGTTGCTTTGGAACCTTACAGATGGGAAAGTTCATGCGACCGATGCCACCAATGCGAGCCGAACGTTGCTCTATAATTTACATACGGGTCAATGGGACGATGAATTACTGGATCTATTGAAAATTCCGCACGCCCTCTTGCCTGAAATTCGCACCAATGGCGAGGTTTTTGGGCATACGGGTCTTTTGGGTGGCTTCACACCCATTGCGGGAATTGCCGGAGACCAGCAAGCCGCCCTCTTCGGACAAGCCTGCCACCGAAAAGGCATGGCTAAAAATACCTATGGAACGGGCTGTTTTATGTTAATGAATACAGGAGAAACCCCTGTTGTTTCCGAAAACAACCTAATTACAACAGTAGCTTGGGAAATGAATGGCTGCCGGACTTATGCCCTCGAAGGGAGCGTATTTATTGCCGGAGCCGTTGTACAATGGCTTCGTGACGGACTCGGTATCATCCAAACTTCGGGCGAGGTGGAACAATTGGCCGCCGAAGTGTCCGATACCGAGGGCGTGTACCTGGTTCCGGCCTTTGCGGGCTTGGGTGCGCCCTATTGGGACCCCTATGCACGCGGAACCATTACCGGACTTACACGCGGAACCAAAGCCGCTCATTTGGCACGGGCGGCACTCGAAAGCATGGCACACCAAACCTGCGACCTACTGGAGGCCATGCAAGCCGATGCCGGATTTGCACTCGAAGAATTGCGTGTGGATGGCGGTGCGACCGCCAATAACTTGCTTTTGCAGATTCAGGCAGACTTACTCCAAAAGCCCGTCATTCGTCCCATTGTCACCGAGACCACGGCCCTCGGAGCTGCTTTCTTGGCGGGTCTTACGGTTCGATTCTGGCGCAATACCGACGAAATTGCCGAACTATGGGCCACCGATAGACGGTTTATTCCCATTGCGTCGCCACAAAAAGTGGCTGAGAGCCGTGTAGGTTGGGCCAAGGCCATCGGACGGTCGCAAAACTGGACAAATTAAAATATTCACACATAAATATTAAGGCCCTATTAATCCATTGTTATCCATATGAAACGCTTTGTTTTTCTACTTTGGTTATGCCTTCCCTTTGCGACCTTTGGACAAAATACCTTACAACAAGGTCAGGTCATTAGCCGCTCCGTTTCTTTTTCCGGTGGGGTTTATGATTTTTCCGGGGCAAAAAACCTCGACTCGCCCGTACTCACCATTACCGGAGAGAACCTCACCATAGACTTTGGCGGGGCCATACTGAGGGGAAGCCCCAACGTAAACCGTCCGGATTCATTTGGAGGATTGGGGATTCTGATTAAGAATGGCAAAAATATCCACCTAAAAAACCTCGCCATCCGTGGCTATAAAGTGGCCCTCATGGCAGAGAATGTGGAAGGGCTGGTACTGGAAGACCTGAGCCTGAGCTATAATTATCGGCCCAAACTCAAAAGCCAGCGTACCCGCGAAAACATAGATGATTGGTTGTCTTTTCACCAAAACGAAAAGGATGAATGGCTGAACTATGGCATGGCGCTTTACCTAAAAGACTGCCAAAAACCCACCATCCGACGGGTGGAGGCCCAAAATGGCTTTAATGGCCTGATGCTGATGCGGGTGAACGATGGTTTAATCTATAACAATAACTTTTCCTTCAATTCTGGTTTGGGGATTGGGATGTATCGTAGCAGTCGGAACCGCATCCTACACAACCGCTTAGACTGGAATGTGCGGGGATATAGTCACGGGTTTTATCAACGTGGCCAAGACTCGGCAGGGATTCTCATTTATGAACAATCCAACGAAAATATTTTTGCCTACAACTCGGCCACACACTCCGGCGATGGGTTTTTCCTCTGGGCCGGACAAAGCACCATGGATACCGGACAAGGCGGATGTAACGACAACTTGCTATATCGGAACGACTTTTCTCATGCGCCCACCAATGGCATAGAAGTGACCTTTAGCCGGAGCATCATCCTCCAAAATCGCATCCACGAGTGCGATCACGGCATTTGGGGAGGATACAGTTTTGAAAGCCTCGTCCAAGGAAATGATTTTGCGGATAACCGCATTGCCATTGCGATTGAACACGGGCAATTCAATAATATTCTAAACAATTCCTTTCAAAGAGATCAAACCGCAATCCGGCTATGGCAAAGAGAAAAAGAGCCAGAAGATTGGATTTATGCCCAAAAACGCGACACTAGAAACCGCCACTACCACATGACAAGCAATCGTTTTACTGGACACAAAACCGTATTGGAGGTGGAGCGTGGACAACATTTGCGGTTCTACAACAATAAGGTAACGGCATCCGAGCGCTTCGTTTCTGTGAAAAACGCAACTTCTGCAGACATTCTGGTTTATGGGAATGGCTTAAGCGAGGTGGCCCAATGGGGTACAGGTTTAGAAGACTGGCAATCCGAAAATAAAATCAGTATCGCGGATTTTTCCGCTGATTTGGGTCTAAAAGGACTGCGCTTGCCCAATCCCCTATCCGACGGTATGGATGCCATGCTCCCTGCCAATCATCCAAGAGGCAGAAAATTTATCCTGATGACGGCCTATGGCCCGTATAATTTTGGGTATCCACATATCCGCTTAGACTCGCTTTCAGGGGATGTGTATCGGTTCTCTGTCTTGGGGAAAGCGGGACAATGGCGGGTACAATCCATCAGAGGACTCAAGAATTTATCGGCACAAACAGGTCGTTTTCCGGCTGAAATCACGGCTGAGCGGGCATCTGGTAACGAAGTAGCCATCACACTGGCTTATACTGGGCCAGCGTTCGAGACGGCTTTTGGAGAAGTTGTTTCAGCCAACCAAATCCATTTGTTTGAAACGCGCTGGATCGAGCCGGCGTGGCGTTGGGACGTACATTTCTTTGCCTACGATGAGGCTTCCCATCCGCTTAAACATCCCGAAGCTTTCCGGCAAATTTTGGATAGAAAACCCATTCGGAGCATCCAAACCCGCGACTTAGGCTACAATTGGTGGCGTTCTCCCGAAAATGATGCGGCCATTCCACCCGATCGCTTTGCAACCCGTGCAGAAACCACTTTCGATGCAAAAGGGTCGTTTAATTTGCAAATTACCTCGGATGATGGTGTGCGGGTTTGGCTGGACGATAAGCTAATTCTGGAACGCTGGGACATCCATGTGCCTACCACCGATGTTGTGCCAGTCATTTTGAAGGGTAAACACAAGCTACGTGTGGAGCATTTTGAAGGCGGTGGGTTTGCTTGCCTCGATGTTCAGTTGGTGGAGCGGTGATAGAGAAAAGGCAGTCGGAACAAATGCGTCATCTTTGGTTTTCTTTTTTGCCTTGAATGTTGTCCTGCCGCGCCCTATTAGGAGTGACATAAAAATATGATTGAATGTACTTACCTGCATGTTTTGAAGAAAACCATATAGAAGACCTTCATCGGGTCATAACCGAGTTTCCACTTTGGGCACTGGTACTCCATGGGCCAAATGGCTTAGACGTCAATCATCTCCCATTTGAGTCGAGGTTCCATACGGGTGAACAATGGGCACTTACTGGCGCATATTGCCCGTGCAAATCCTATTATTCAGGGGACAAAAGGTGACATGCAAGAAGAGGCTCGGATGAAGTACTTGTTGGGCATGGGCGACAAAGGATTGTTAGGTGCCGTTGTCTAAAGATGCAAAAGGGATAAGGAGTTTGAGGCCGTTTAACAAAGGTTTCTTTTTACACCGTGCCTTGGCGCTCAGGTTATGAAACGCCCTGATCCGGTGTCTAACCGAAAATTTGACCAGACATCCAATCCCCAATCCCATGCTTTCCCACGTTTGGAGCAGTGCCGTACAGGGCATCTCTGCCTTTCCCATTGAGATTGAGACCAATATTGCCAACGGACTTCCTCGATACACGGTTGTCGGGCTACCAGACGGAGCCGTCCGTGAAAGCCGCGACCGCATCTGGGCTGCTTTAAAAAATGCAGGACTCGAAACACCGCATGGCGCTATTACCATCAATTTAGCACCAGCAGACGTCCGAAAAGAAGGTGCGGCCTATGATCTCCCCATTGCTTTGGGTCTGCTTGCAGCACACGATGCCCAAATTCCACAAGCGCAATTAGACACCTGTTGCATTTTGGGCGAATTGGCACTGGATGGTGCGCTCCGGCCTGTAAAAGGCGTTCTGCCTATTGCCCTTCAAGCCCGTAAGGAAGGCCGGACGAATCTGCTATTACCGGCTGAAAATGCCGCAGAAGCGTCTGTGGTAGAGGGGATCAGGGTTTTTCCGGTTCAACACATCCGTCAGGCATTTCAACACCTCACTGGACGGGAGGAAATTCCGGTTTTTGAACGAGATTTGGGCGCACTTTTCGAGGAAGCCCAAGTCTATGCGGTAGATATGTCCGACGTTCGAGGACAGGAAAATGTAAAACGTGCCCTCGAAGTAGCGGCTGCCGGAGGACATAATGCGCTGATGGTTGGCCCTCCGGGGGCAGGAAAAACCATGCTTGCCCAACGCATCCCAACCATTTTACCGCCCCTGACCTCCGATGAAGCGCTGGAAACCACCAAAATTCACTCTGTAGGCGGGAAACTCCGCGCCAAGCACGGATTAATTGCCACCCGACCCTTCCGCGCACCCCATCATACCATCTCCGATGCTGGGCTTTGTGGCGGGGGCTCCAATCCTTTGCCCGGTGAGATTTCGCTGGCCCACAATGGTCTTCTGTTTTTGGACGAACTTCCAGAATTTAACCGACAAGCGCTAGAGGTCTTGCGGCAACCACTGGAAGACGGACACATTACAATCAGCCGGGCACGCTATACCGTAGATTATCCCGCACGGTTTATGCTCATTGCCAGTATGAATCCTTGTCCGTGTGGCCACCTGAACAACCCTAAACGGGAGTGTACTTGCTCGCCGCATCAAGTACAACGTTATCTCGCCAAGATTTCTGGCCCCCTGATGGACCGTATAGACCTGCATATTGAAGTGTCTCCGGTTCCGTTCGACGAGTTGCATAGCCGCACCGTCTCCGAAAGTAGCGCCGCCATTCGGGAAAGGGTGGAAGCTGCGCGTGCAATCCAACAAGAACGATTTCGGGGAGAGATGGGGGTTTATTGCAATGCCCAAATGGGCGCTCGCCTTGTCCGCAAACACGCCGAGTTAGACACCACAGGAACGCAACTTATTAAAATGGCCATTCAGCGACTGGGACTTTCCGCACGAGGCTATGATCGGGTGCTGAAAGTGGCCCGTACCCTCGCCGATCTCTCTGCAAGCCCGCGTATTCAGGCAGAACACGTGGCTGAGGCCATCCAATACCGATCCTTAGACCGTAGTCGTTGGCAAGGTTAATGTTATGAGATGCTTATTCTGCCAAGACATGAGCGTGCGAGCCAAGAGCGAGAAACACTTCCTCCAACGCATGTCTGAACAAGGGGGCACAAGCAATCTCTTAGGCTTTCTGGATACCTTTCAGCACCAAAAACCAACCCATGAAGTGGTCAAAACTGGCTCTCGGCAACGGCTACCCCGAAATGTAAAAACAATACTTTAAACCATTGTTTTGCAGACCTAAGCCGCTCGCGGGCATCGGCACCATTCATATTCATCGGTCGGGATTGGGCCAAGCGTTCGTAGAGATGCCTGCTTACATGTTGTGCAAAAATGGGATTATTATGGACAATAATCGCCATTTCGGCATTTAAACGACGGATTGAACGCGGGTCGAAATTCATCGTCCCAATCCAGGTATCGCGGTTATCTACCAAAATGGTTTTGGCATGGGTGGTCCAAACGGCATGTTGCGAAAATGTGGAGTCCGGCAATTGGTTCGTCGGGATATTACCATAATAGAGCCATACACCCATTCCATCACGACCCAACTCTTTGGCCCGCCACTGGGTAAAGGTGTTGGGGGCAAACTCGTTGGTAGAAGCCCGGCTATTGGTCAATAACCGGACTTTCACCCCGCGCCTCATCCATTCTCGGATCATGCGTTTTTCTGCTTTTTGCGGAATGAAGTACCCATTTTCCAGCCAAACACTATCGCGTGCGGTACGCATAAAAGGATATGCCGCCAAGCCCGTGACATTGGCATTCGGATGATGAAAGTCTGGATGGTCAGAAATAAAGGAAAGTGTATCTACAACAAAAACAGGTTCTTGTGCATTTTGTGCGATAGCAATTTCGAGAACACGGCTACGCAAATACCGATCGCGCTCATTGGGTGTAATGAAGTGATGTGCATACTTTTTCTTCTCGGCATACACTGCCTGCAACGCCAGAAAACGGCTCTTGTCGGTCATTCCAGCATCCGTAGGGGGCCAGAAAAGCCCGGTTTCGTCGGTTGAGTCCGGAATCAATGGTTCGCGACTCAGCGTATGTGGATTAGGAGGAAGTGGCCATCTGGGTATTTTGACCCGATTACTCTGCCAATACATCTCGAAAACTTCGGCCAGCGCACGTAAGCCGGGGCCTCTGATCCATAGTTCGCGGTCGTCAAAATTAAACGCATCGCTCATATCAAAATAGTGGTTCCCGATATTGCGCCCGCCCGTAATCGCTTCTTGCTCGGTCATAAACAATTTACGATGATTCCGATGGGTGATGTTCCGGAGGTTCCAGCCTGGATTATAATGCCGGACTTCTATCCCATTTTTGATCAGCTCAGAGACGTGGTAATCATCCAGCATAACCCATACTGGCGGCGGGGAATCTAACAACAAACGGATGCGCACATGGGGGTCTTTTCGCTTTTTCGCAATTAAGGCTTGTGCCACCATTCGCCCAGCCTCATCGGTATAATAAATAATGTATTCCAGCAAAATAAAACACTGCGCTCGTTCGATCATGTCTAAGCGTAGTTGCATGGCCAATGCCCCTTCATCCACCAACCGGATGTGGTGCGGCCCCGCCACAATCTGGTATAAAGCCGAGTCGTCTCTGCGAACAAGGGATTCGGCAGGGCAATTGGGGGAACCCTGGCCCATGCCGGGCATGGTACAAATCAGCCCCAAAATCAGTCCTACAAGGGTTTTCTGCATGTGCATCGGTGATAGGTGGTTAAACTTCATAAGATACTCTAATAAAGAACGATATTGTATGCCGTTCTTGTATCAAAACATCCGATTGGTTTCGTAGGGCGTTTGATACAGCGCCTAATGATTGGCTTGAAGTGCGGAATTTTTTGCCAGACACTCCGAAAAAATTTGTATCTGTTTTTGCAATAAGCTATATTACACACTTCTTTAACATATGTAAATGATATGACTCAGGAATGGATTCCCAATCTTCTGACCCTTGCTACGGGTGTTTCTATTGGCCTGCACATGGCCGACTGGGACCACAAGTTGCCTTTATTGGACCATCGTTCTTTCTGGA
This region of Bacteroidetes Order II. bacterium genomic DNA includes:
- the proC gene encoding pyrroline-5-carboxylate reductase, with protein sequence MLTNKTIAFLGAGNIARALIGGLIRGGNVRPDQIWATRRNPYALEELARMFPGLHTTTANAEAASVADIVVLSVKPQSIAEVLEDIRQVMTPQTQIVSILAGITTNSICEILAQTLPVVRAMPNTPALVDAAATAIAAGTYAQKEHWDVASEIFKAVGLVEKVPEYLMDAVTGLSGSGPAYIYMVIEALTDGGVNQGIPRSVASKLAVQTVYGAAKMMIETEKHPAILRDEVTTPGGTTMAAIADLERNGLRTMFINAVGAATERAHALSKKK
- a CDS encoding amidohydrolase yields the protein MSSILFVNGPILTMDPKMPEAEAVWVENDRIRAVGTFKELTYLAPDAEHYSLNGQCLLPGFVEAHIHVWKVGNLQTHTLDLRGTTSILDLQEQLRAFAAERPEAAWIQARGFNEAAMLERRMPTREDLDAVVPDRPVLVQRTCAHILVLNSLALAYADITAETSPPIGGEIHLGPDGYPNGILTETAQGLGFGAAPAFTEADYVTMISAATETLLAHGFTTATDPGVMPDLLTVYRKMEAEKRLRMRFNVMPIRLPDGGKTALPLPERSSSDFLTINTVKFFADGGLSGKTSAVSRPYRGTANEFGVLRLPPDFFYELAHEPHEKGWKIATHAIGDVAIEGILSTYERLYRETPSPARHRIEHLGLPNSDHLKRVSAAGIAVAPQPMFLRELGGNFRQYLDDAFLAQCYPIRSMLEAGITVAFSSDAPVVKRIHPLENLHAAYFRRDLTGGVITPEESVSVMEGLYACTMGGAIANSMEDQIGSLTPGKFADFVILETSPLAVDPERLPEVKIKETWVGGKRVFAA
- a CDS encoding Lrp/AsnC family transcriptional regulator → MAVIQLDELDFAILRALQKDGRMSFTDLAKELNASVGTIRNRYHRLAEEKTLTVFGRVNPEHIGLNVYAHVQIAVRPASRIDEVAAEIAAITEVSFLAMISGDYELEVNVMCRNNQHLIEIMNRVHKIDGIFSTKTTMYLRVYKIAQPDLHLVRPLETRNWSEN
- the mce gene encoding methylmalonyl-CoA epimerase, giving the protein MKLEHIGIAVQDVKTVEALYNTILGIVRYKTETVEREGVRTHFLAAGNVKLELLEALHESSPVAKYLASKGQGLHHLAFEVDDADEAMRRLVDAGFKPLAEAPKAGADGKRIFFLHPKQTQGVLVELCQSTPVFFDYTDYETTGGTVRMCERGAVSNPVLLLLPNLDTPSTDWAGLVLTLEQQFRVLVFDPQALTVGKIENTLRQLQLADAYVVADSETSVLALEVARNQPKAIQKMVLYNFPLSKVGTAFLGQIQHPILLACDDTHPEAPHLFSIKNLVPSVEIAVLPASKTCSSNSTTSHSTLSVLSDSGFIKWWCNS
- the glpK gene encoding glycerol kinase GlpK, which codes for MSRFILALDQGTTSSRAILFDRSGQIHGVAQREFKQFFPQPGWVEHNPMDIWESQKRVMEAVTSGIAPEEIAAIGITNQRETTLLWDRKTGKPLGPAIVWQDRRTAFICDELRDYGLLSLFREKTGLLLDPYFSGTKLRWMLDTWPDIRPRAEAGELAFGTVDTWLLWNLTDGKVHATDATNASRTLLYNLHTGQWDDELLDLLKIPHALLPEIRTNGEVFGHTGLLGGFTPIAGIAGDQQAALFGQACHRKGMAKNTYGTGCFMLMNTGETPVVSENNLITTVAWEMNGCRTYALEGSVFIAGAVVQWLRDGLGIIQTSGEVEQLAAEVSDTEGVYLVPAFAGLGAPYWDPYARGTITGLTRGTKAAHLARAALESMAHQTCDLLEAMQADAGFALEELRVDGGATANNLLLQIQADLLQKPVIRPIVTETTALGAAFLAGLTVRFWRNTDEIAELWATDRRFIPIASPQKVAESRVGWAKAIGRSQNWTN
- a CDS encoding right-handed parallel beta-helix repeat-containing protein, whose protein sequence is MKRFVFLLWLCLPFATFGQNTLQQGQVISRSVSFSGGVYDFSGAKNLDSPVLTITGENLTIDFGGAILRGSPNVNRPDSFGGLGILIKNGKNIHLKNLAIRGYKVALMAENVEGLVLEDLSLSYNYRPKLKSQRTRENIDDWLSFHQNEKDEWLNYGMALYLKDCQKPTIRRVEAQNGFNGLMLMRVNDGLIYNNNFSFNSGLGIGMYRSSRNRILHNRLDWNVRGYSHGFYQRGQDSAGILIYEQSNENIFAYNSATHSGDGFFLWAGQSTMDTGQGGCNDNLLYRNDFSHAPTNGIEVTFSRSIILQNRIHECDHGIWGGYSFESLVQGNDFADNRIAIAIEHGQFNNILNNSFQRDQTAIRLWQREKEPEDWIYAQKRDTRNRHYHMTSNRFTGHKTVLEVERGQHLRFYNNKVTASERFVSVKNATSADILVYGNGLSEVAQWGTGLEDWQSENKISIADFSADLGLKGLRLPNPLSDGMDAMLPANHPRGRKFILMTAYGPYNFGYPHIRLDSLSGDVYRFSVLGKAGQWRVQSIRGLKNLSAQTGRFPAEITAERASGNEVAITLAYTGPAFETAFGEVVSANQIHLFETRWIEPAWRWDVHFFAYDEASHPLKHPEAFRQILDRKPIRSIQTRDLGYNWWRSPENDAAIPPDRFATRAETTFDAKGSFNLQITSDDGVRVWLDDKLILERWDIHVPTTDVVPVILKGKHKLRVEHFEGGGFACLDVQLVER
- a CDS encoding FMN-binding negative transcriptional regulator; its protein translation is MYLPACFEENHIEDLHRVITEFPLWALVLHGPNGLDVNHLPFESRFHTGEQWALTGAYCPCKSYYSGDKR
- a CDS encoding YifB family Mg chelatase-like AAA ATPase — its product is MLSHVWSSAVQGISAFPIEIETNIANGLPRYTVVGLPDGAVRESRDRIWAALKNAGLETPHGAITINLAPADVRKEGAAYDLPIALGLLAAHDAQIPQAQLDTCCILGELALDGALRPVKGVLPIALQARKEGRTNLLLPAENAAEASVVEGIRVFPVQHIRQAFQHLTGREEIPVFERDLGALFEEAQVYAVDMSDVRGQENVKRALEVAAAGGHNALMVGPPGAGKTMLAQRIPTILPPLTSDEALETTKIHSVGGKLRAKHGLIATRPFRAPHHTISDAGLCGGGSNPLPGEISLAHNGLLFLDELPEFNRQALEVLRQPLEDGHITISRARYTVDYPARFMLIASMNPCPCGHLNNPKRECTCSPHQVQRYLAKISGPLMDRIDLHIEVSPVPFDELHSRTVSESSAAIRERVEAARAIQQERFRGEMGVYCNAQMGARLVRKHAELDTTGTQLIKMAIQRLGLSARGYDRVLKVARTLADLSASPRIQAEHVAEAIQYRSLDRSRWQG